GCTTTGTTATAGCCGATTTACAAAACGACTATAAACCCTTTTATAAACCGTGGCTAAGTAAAGTAAAACAATGGCTTGATGAAGGAAAAACACCTTATGTGTTTTTTCATACGGCAGATAACCGAGAAGCGCCATTATTAGCAAGGCAGTTTTGTAAGGACCTTGGTTATAATCACAAAGCATTAAACCCATTTACTGGCGAAAAAGAAGCCCACCAGCAAGCACTTTTTTAAAAGTAAAACGACAGAGAAATAATAATGAGTGAATACGCACGTTACTTTACCGGCTACCCAGCTAACATTGTTGAGCAAGTATTAAGCCTTATAAGTAACAACAAGGTATGTGACTACTTACTTAAAAAGTATCCGCAAGCACACACTATTACCAGCGATAAACTACTTTATAGCTACGCCACAGAGCTTAAAAAACAGTATTTAAAAAACGCCCCACCGTTTGGTCGTGCGGCATTTAAAAAGCAAGGCGACATGATCACTAATGCACTTGGTACACATACGTATCGTATGCAAGGTAAAACCCGCAAACACGATTTAGCAATAAACAGCGACTTGCTGCGTGCCCCAGAGCCATTACTAAAAGCGTTAGTGGTACATGAGCTTGCCCACTTTAAAGAAAAAGATCACAACAAAAGCTTTTACCAACTGTGCTGCCATATGGAGCCGAGTTATCATCAGTTAGAATTAGATTTACGAATTTTTTGTGTGGTAGTGGCGATGGGGGCAAATCCTTATAACTAGATGCTTTACACTGAGCCTACATAATTTGCGATAAAAAGTTAATTGCGAAACTAAGATGCCTAGCAAAAACAGAAAAGCGCAATATAAAATCGCGCTTTTTGTTTTATCATTTATTACAAGCTACCAGCTTAAACGTTTCGCTTTAAAGCCCTAAGCCTGCCATGAAGTCGTCATCGTCATCATCTTGTCCAGAAGACGCAGCCGCTTTAGATTTTTCAGCTTGTTGCTTTGCTTCATTCTCAATGATGTCATCAGGGTCTATAGCTTCTACAATGTCAAAATCATGCAGTTTAATAAACTCAGTTTTATCCATAGCAAGCTCTAGATAAAAGATATTTTGCTTACTGGTGGTAAACGTTACGCGGCGGGCTTGTGGGCGATCCATCGTAGTATCTACCGAGATCTGAACTTGTTTGTTAATTGCCATCATTTTTGGCTGATTTTGCGTGATAGAGGTGTGTAATTGCTCGCGCACTTTTGAAGTAAAGTCGCCAACAATTTGGTTCATTAACTCACCTAACACGTTAGACACATCATCAGATAAATGGCTGTGCGCTATTTCTTCTTCAGGCATACCCATATTGCGCATGTAATCGCCATAAATTTCCATCGCAGCTTGCGAGGTAAAGTTTGTAATTACAAGACCGGTAAAACCACCATCAAACAATACAAAACAACCAATGTCTGGTCGCATACAAGTACGTGTTATTTTTTGAACCATAGCAGAATAACTAATGCCATTACCGCTGGCTGATGTAAGCACACCTGTTACCGAGTGACACAGGGTTGCTAAGATATCGTCTGTACTAATAACCTTACTTTTACTCATTTAATAATCTCTTTTTGTACTTATTATTCATAATTCTAGTCAAGCTACTGAATTTATCACTGACTATCCAGTATAAAATGTTAAAATAGCACTATTATTTTTAAAGAGACTGCTTTCGTGACCATAAAAGACAGTATTTATGCCTCTGAGCAACAAGTTAAAGACTTTAG
The window above is part of the Pseudoalteromonas aliena SW19 genome. Proteins encoded here:
- a CDS encoding M48 metallopeptidase family protein; protein product: MSEYARYFTGYPANIVEQVLSLISNNKVCDYLLKKYPQAHTITSDKLLYSYATELKKQYLKNAPPFGRAAFKKQGDMITNALGTHTYRMQGKTRKHDLAINSDLLRAPEPLLKALVVHELAHFKEKDHNKSFYQLCCHMEPSYHQLELDLRIFCVVVAMGANPYN
- a CDS encoding DUF3334 family protein produces the protein MSKSKVISTDDILATLCHSVTGVLTSASGNGISYSAMVQKITRTCMRPDIGCFVLFDGGFTGLVITNFTSQAAMEIYGDYMRNMGMPEEEIAHSHLSDDVSNVLGELMNQIVGDFTSKVREQLHTSITQNQPKMMAINKQVQISVDTTMDRPQARRVTFTTSKQNIFYLELAMDKTEFIKLHDFDIVEAIDPDDIIENEAKQQAEKSKAAASSGQDDDDDDFMAGLGL